The following are encoded together in the Hemicordylus capensis ecotype Gifberg chromosome 4, rHemCap1.1.pri, whole genome shotgun sequence genome:
- the C4H1orf74 gene encoding UPF0739 protein C1orf74 homolog, with protein MGMAKPFSHLLIAAAQHHIRTGKKTKLSHSSTLRLAGEVLAVAAGLKPAFLYDYNSAGILQILNYVQQLQSISQIGCRLHILSIADNVLIINLEMMQLWLEMLLLQNNISFIDVSASRTCPGLCDPEVVGVIKSHISDILDHIKAMVADTSQLLSSSAVFSTEWNLCTLFGVLLGYPASYSFPAQKNFDNCLSLVPLRVFTAQATLCRIHTDFKVPFYSFSVPDILYPSIKIGLDAWCEKLKEAFRAQKDFTDLCITTEVVTLTAVAL; from the coding sequence ATGGGAATGGCCAAGCCATTCTCTCACTTGCTCATTGCTGCAGCTCAGCATCACATTAGAACAGGGAAGAAGACGAAACTATCCCACTCCAGCACTTTGAGACTGGCTGGGGAGGTGCTGGCTGTAGCTGCTGGCTTGAAACCTGCTTTCCTGTACGATTACAATTCGGCTGGAATTCTGCAGATCCTGAACTATGTTCAGCAGCTCCAGTCCATCAGTCAGATTGGATGCCGGCTACACATCCTGAGTATAGCTGATAATGTTCTGATAATCAACTTGGAAATGATGCAGCTATGGCTGGAGATGCTCTTGCTTCAGAATAACATCTCCTTCATTGATGTTTCTGCTTCCAGAACGTGCCCTGGTCTTTGTGACCCAGAAGTTGTGGGAGTCATAAAAAGCCATATTTCTGACATACTGGATCATATTAAAGCAATGGTAGCAGATACATCTCAGTTGCTTTCCTCCAGTGCAGTCTTTTCCACCGAATGGAATCTATGCACTCTCTTTGGTGTTTTGCTGGGCTACCCAGCATCCTATAGCTTTCCTGCTCAGAAGAACTTTGATAATTGTCTTTCTCTGGTCCCACTGAGGGTCTTCACTGCCCAAGCAACACTCTGTAGAATACACACTGATTTTAAAGTTCCATTTTATTCTTTCAGTGTCCCAGATATCTTGTATCCCAGCATAAAAATCGGTCTtgatgcatggtgtgaaaaactGAAAGAGGCTTTCAGAGCTCAGAAAGACTTTACAGATCTTTGTATTACAACTGAGGTTGTTACTCTAACAGCAGTGGCCTTGTAA